A single Lactuca sativa cultivar Salinas chromosome 8, Lsat_Salinas_v11, whole genome shotgun sequence DNA region contains:
- the LOC111893698 gene encoding patellin-4, producing the protein MDDDKDPHSPIETFHDSIDGEHKQKKPESSIAAELKTKKRKALIELRSRLEDSILNYTLIGEKYKASEHLRELQIWGVPLLPSRGLERTDIILKKFLKAKDYNVQNAFEMIANTIMWREDFNVDKLLEETFGPDLDNIGHIQGKDKAGRPLCYQLFETFKEKDTLRKRLGTKESCNEFLRWRIKLMEGCVLKLDFKPGGADSVIQIMDVKNIPRPFLNELFAGSKKYFSILQENYPGIIYRIVIVNVPMWFFAFYTLNMRLMTRKYKVMYVKPSAITETLLKFIDPEHLMAPYGGLGRKGSEFSPDEKATEQKLKGYATDSIEIPTADVGMTVYWDLTVTGNDVSYKEEFVPEDEGSYNVLVSKGIQIGRMTSNSFHVSEPGKILITLANPSSKNRKIFYRYKIKPFVPMHNLPITD; encoded by the exons ATGGACGACGACAAAGATCCTCATTCACCAATCGAAACCTTCCACGATTCCATTGACGGGGAACATAAGCAAAAAAAACCTGAAAGTTCGATTGCTGCAGAGTTGAAGACGAAGAAAAGGAAAGCTTTAATCGAGCTCCGTTCTCGTCTCGAAGATTCCATACTCAATTACACCCTCATCGGAGAAAAATACAAAGCGAGCGAGCATCTTAGAGAATTACAGATCTGGGGTGTCCCTTTGTTACCCAGCAGAGGCCTCGAGAGAACCGACATCATTCTCAAAAAATTCTTGAAAGCCAAAGATTATAACGTCCAAAACGCTTTTGAAATGATAGCAAACACGATTATGTGGAGGGAAGATTTTAATGTAGACAAGCTGTTGGAGGAAACGTTTGGCCCAGATCTTGACAATATTGGGCACATTCAGGGCAAAGATAAAGCAGGTCGCCCATTGTGTTACCAATTGTTCGAAACGTTTAAAGAAAAAGACACTTTACGTAAGAGATTAGGAACCAAGGAATCATGCAATGAATTCCTTCGTTGGCGAATTAAACTAATGGAAGGATGCGTTCTTAAACTCGACTTCAAACCCGGGGGTGCAGATTCTGTCATCCAAATTATGGATGTCAAGAACATACCCAGACCATTTCTGAACGAACTGTTTGCGGGTAGCAAGAAATATTTTTCCATTTTGCAAGAAAATTATCCAGGGATCATTTACAGAATC GTGATTGTTAATGTCCCGATGTGGTTTTTCGCGTTCTATACGTTAAATATGCGATTAATGACAAGAAAGTACAAAGTAATGTACGTGAAGCCATCAGCAATCACTGAGACCCTTCTCAA ATTTATAGATCCGGAACATCTCATGGCTCCATATGGCGGTCTAGGAAGAAAAGGCAGCGAATTCTCGCCGGACGAAAAAGCGACAGAGCAGAAGCTCAAAGGATACGCAACCGATAGCATTGAGATACCTACTGCAGAT GTGGGGATGACCGTGTATTGGGATTTAACGGTAACGGGAAATGATGTGAGTTACAAGGAAGAATTTGTGCCAGAAGATGAAGGTTCATATAATGTGTTGGTTTCAAAAGGAATACAAATAGGGAGAATGACTTCAAATTCATTTCATGTAAGTGAGCCTGGCAAAATTCTTATTACATTAGCCAATCCTTCTTCCAAAAATAGAAAGATTTTTTATAGGTACAAAATTAAACCCTTTGTACCCATGCACAATTTACCAATTACAGATtag
- the LOC111893705 gene encoding F-box/kelch-repeat protein SKIP25 produces the protein MSPSFDDSTISISRAATITTATAASKRRKLVDHHLPMIPGLPDHIAQLCLSRVHPSILYTVCRSWQQFIYSATFPPFHSLYTLSTTTPTDSSGQNSTLQLSSFDPISSHWSVVTPTPYLRNVCLRHSSFIARNLPIQSVSVAGNLVLLAGTSSDLLPAFSHPIIFNPLTKKWSSGPPLLSPRRWCIAGTSRAAVFVASGIGSHYTQTVARSVEKWIFRETDSFDSKRKDSNCVWKNMRSLRDGRLCREAIGAVGCKGKLYTINMKGSCGKEGLVYDVNCDSWSEMPAGMLDGWKGPAAAMDEETIYMVDESEGVLKKYDEAMKAWINVMENDMLKGAEHIAAGGGRVCIVRSGGVGILAVDVVSPLPQLWVLDSPAGQQVLALHILPRMCPKEFQSPVVV, from the coding sequence ATGTCTCCTTCATTTGACGATTCTACTATTTCTATATCACGCGCCGCCACCATAACCACCGCCACCGCTGCGTCAAAGCGCCGGAAACTCGTTGATCATCACCTGCCCATGATACCTGGTCTACCTGATCATATTGCCCAACTATGTCTTTCTCGTGTTCATCCCTCCATCCTCTACACCGTTTGCCGTTCATGGCAGCAGTTCATCTACTCCGCCACTTTCCCGCCGTTTCACTCTCTTTACACTCTTTCAACTACCACCCCCACCGACTCATCAGGTCAAAATTCGACACTACAGCTCTCTTCCTTTGATCCGATCTCTTCTCATTGGAGTGTTGTTACTCCAACACCCTATCTACGCAACGTCTGCCTCCGCCACTCATCGTTCATCGCCCGTAATTTACCCATCCAGTCCGTTTCAGTCGCCGGCAACCTCGTCCTACTTGCCGGAACCTCTAGCGACCTTCTCCCCGCTTTTTCGCATCCTATAATCTTTAACCCACTAACGAAGAAATGGTCTTCTGGACCTCCACTCTTAAGCCCACGCCGTTGGTGCATTGCTGGAACCTCACGCGCCGCCGTATTTGTCGCGAGTGGGATTGGTTCACACTACACCCAAACTGTCGCTCGCTCCGTCGAGAAATGGATATTCCGGGAAACTGATTCTTTTGATAGTAAACGTAAAGATTCAAACTGCGTTTGGAAAAATATGCGATCTTTAAGAGATGGAAGGCTATGCAGGGAAGCCATTGGTGCCGTTGGATGCAAAGGGAAGCTTTATACGATAAACATGAAAGGCTCGTGTGGTAAAGAAGGATTAGTTTATGATGTAAATTGCGATAGCTGGTCAGAGATGCCGGCGGGGATGTTGGATGGCTGGAAGGGGCCAGCGGCCGCGATGGATGAGGAGACAATTTACATGGTGGATGAATCAGAAGGTGTACTGAAAAAGTACGACGAAGCAATGAAAGCGTGGATAAATGTTATGGAGAATGACATGCTAAAAGGGGCGGAGCACATTGCCGCCGGTGGTGGTAGGGTATGCATTGTGCGTAGTGGCGGTGTTGGGATTTTGGCGGTGGATGTGGTCTCACCTCTACCACAGTTGTGGGTTTTGGATTCACCGGCGGGACAACAAGTGTTGGCACTTCATATTCTGCCTAGAATGTGTCCGAAGGAGTTCCAATCGCCGGTGGTGGTTTAG